A window of Corallococcus macrosporus DSM 14697 contains these coding sequences:
- a CDS encoding SDR family NAD(P)-dependent oxidoreductase, producing the protein MDLELRGKTALVTGSSRGIGKAIAAVLTREGVRVCLSARGAEALEATASELRAEGADVTTVVTDVATQAGAVEAVDAAVRAFGRLDLLVNNVGGSGGAGAFHSATAEQWTAVLDRNLLSAVWCSQRAVEAMRQQGGGCIIHINSIYGREYATSAPYTTAKAGITALTKEMAVDLAQYRIRVNGVAPGSILFPGGSWDKRQKADPDKVAKLVRDELPWGRFGAPEEVADVVAFLCSERARWVTGATLPVDGGQGRAF; encoded by the coding sequence ATGGACCTGGAGCTCAGAGGAAAGACGGCCCTCGTCACCGGCAGCAGCCGGGGCATCGGCAAGGCCATCGCGGCGGTGCTGACTCGCGAGGGCGTGCGGGTGTGCCTCAGCGCTCGCGGCGCGGAGGCCCTGGAGGCCACCGCGTCCGAGCTTCGCGCCGAGGGCGCGGACGTCACCACGGTGGTGACGGACGTGGCCACCCAGGCCGGCGCCGTGGAGGCGGTGGACGCGGCGGTGCGCGCGTTCGGGCGGCTGGACCTCCTGGTCAACAACGTGGGCGGCAGCGGCGGCGCGGGCGCCTTCCACTCCGCCACCGCCGAGCAATGGACGGCCGTGCTGGACCGCAACCTCCTGTCCGCCGTGTGGTGCAGCCAGCGCGCCGTGGAGGCCATGCGCCAGCAGGGCGGCGGCTGCATCATCCACATCAACTCCATCTACGGCCGCGAGTACGCCACCAGCGCGCCCTACACCACCGCCAAGGCCGGCATCACCGCGCTCACCAAGGAGATGGCGGTGGACCTGGCGCAGTACCGCATCCGCGTCAACGGCGTGGCCCCCGGCTCCATCCTCTTCCCCGGGGGGAGCTGGGACAAACGCCAGAAGGCGGACCCGGACAAGGTGGCGAAGCTGGTGCGCGACGAGCTGCCCTGGGGCCGGTTCGGCGCCCCGGAGGAGGTCGCGGACGTGGTGGCCTTCCTCTGCTCGGAGCGCGCACGCTGGGTGACAGGCGCCACCCTCCCCGTGGACGGGGGCCAGGGCCGTGCCTTCTGA